A genomic stretch from Candidatus Binatus sp. includes:
- the gspG gene encoding type II secretion system major pseudopilin GspG — protein sequence MKSRRYNQDGFTLIEIMVVILILGLLATIVVQSLRGAADKAKRVKAQADLAEYKTALDRYYLDNGTYPSTDQGLSALVTPPSSGRIPANYESGGYIERMTKDPWGGAYFYQSDGSAYVLKSYGPDGTESADDIDASRS from the coding sequence ATGAAGTCACGCAGGTACAATCAGGACGGTTTCACCCTGATTGAAATCATGGTGGTCATCCTGATCCTCGGGTTGCTCGCGACGATCGTCGTGCAGAGTCTGCGCGGCGCCGCCGACAAGGCCAAACGCGTCAAGGCCCAGGCCGACCTCGCCGAGTACAAGACCGCGCTCGATCGCTACTACCTCGACAATGGCACCTATCCGAGCACCGACCAGGGCCTGAGCGCCCTCGTCACTCCGCCCTCCAGCGGCCGCATTCCCGCCAACTACGAGAGCGGCGGTTATATCGAGCGAATGACCAAGGATCCGTGGGGCGGCGCCTATTTCTATCAGAGCGACGGCAGCGCGTACGTACTCAAATCCTACGGTCCGGACGGGACCGAAAGCGCCGACGACATAGACGCCAGTCGATCGTGA
- a CDS encoding prepilin-type N-terminal cleavage/methylation domain-containing protein — protein MKSARNRLIATSRGFTLIEMMLAIGVLGLILSMLASSFNVVAHSKVHAEGRLDANREGRSMLWQMTNEIRGAVQTPVALSHVLVIGLGRFGNNGPIDTISLCTLDAGHGRSLTGGSAEALISYNIVPNPAHTGWYMLQRSQQSGLLFSPGRPVYFTIAENLLSLHIRYFDGQRWSESWDSSSLPRGRQLPIAVALQLKMASTGGGTMDFATQVTVPMGITQW, from the coding sequence ATGAAATCCGCGCGTAACCGGCTCATCGCCACGTCCCGCGGATTCACGCTGATCGAGATGATGCTCGCGATCGGCGTGCTCGGCCTGATCCTCTCGATGCTCGCCAGTTCCTTCAACGTCGTCGCGCACAGCAAGGTCCACGCCGAGGGCCGCCTCGACGCGAACCGCGAAGGACGCTCGATGCTCTGGCAAATGACCAATGAAATTCGCGGCGCGGTGCAGACGCCGGTCGCATTGAGTCATGTGCTGGTGATCGGCCTGGGCCGCTTCGGCAACAACGGTCCGATCGACACGATTTCGCTCTGCACGCTCGACGCCGGACACGGACGATCGCTCACCGGCGGCAGCGCCGAAGCGCTAATCAGCTACAACATCGTGCCCAATCCCGCGCACACCGGCTGGTACATGCTGCAACGATCCCAGCAGAGCGGATTGCTGTTTTCGCCGGGCCGCCCGGTTTATTTCACGATCGCGGAGAATCTGCTCTCGCTCCATATTCGGTACTTCGACGGCCAGCGATGGAGCGAAAGCTGGGATTCCTCGAGCCTCCCGCGCGGCCGCCAGTTGCCAATCGCGGTCGCGCTGCAACTCAAGATGGCCTCGACCGGCGGCGGCACGATGGATTTTGCGACGCAGGTCACCGTGCCGATGGGAATCACGCAATGGTGA
- a CDS encoding LLM class flavin-dependent oxidoreductase, producing MPSEKKLGLHTSIFGAPLADRLAIVSEAEQLGYTSLWIAEVSGPDAFVSLAALALNTKKAELATGVVPIQIRTPGVMAMGFLTINELSGGRAIAGLGVSSPVIVERWHGASYRKPVTAMRECVAIMRQLFTDGRSKFEGEVYKSDFRLGMRATAPRPPKIYLAGLNAPMLHLAGEIADGVLMNYSPPDAIAPMVQHIHAGAKAAGRDPAAIDVGIYIRMCITEEEDKAVDSFRRELAGYAFVDSYNKMFARYGLSAEFEEVRRLWKEGKRDDAPTAIKEESCRKIAVFGPAQAGRDFVARFRAAGVTHPVVFPIGPAATSARDYSATMRALANA from the coding sequence ATGCCATCAGAAAAAAAGCTCGGCCTGCACACCTCGATATTCGGCGCCCCGCTCGCCGATCGCCTCGCAATTGTCAGCGAAGCCGAACAACTCGGCTACACCTCGCTCTGGATCGCCGAAGTCTCCGGCCCCGACGCTTTCGTCAGCCTCGCCGCACTCGCGCTCAACACCAAAAAAGCCGAACTCGCAACCGGCGTCGTGCCAATTCAGATTCGCACGCCCGGCGTGATGGCGATGGGCTTTCTCACCATCAATGAACTCTCGGGCGGACGCGCGATTGCGGGTCTCGGCGTCTCGAGTCCGGTAATCGTCGAGCGATGGCACGGCGCATCGTATAGAAAACCGGTCACCGCGATGCGCGAGTGCGTCGCGATCATGCGCCAACTCTTCACCGACGGGCGCTCGAAGTTCGAGGGCGAGGTTTACAAATCCGACTTCCGCCTCGGGATGCGCGCGACCGCGCCGCGACCGCCGAAAATCTACCTCGCCGGTCTGAATGCGCCGATGCTCCATCTCGCCGGCGAAATTGCCGACGGCGTCCTGATGAACTACTCGCCGCCGGATGCGATTGCGCCGATGGTCCAGCATATTCACGCCGGCGCCAAAGCCGCGGGCCGCGATCCCGCCGCAATCGACGTTGGCATCTACATCCGCATGTGCATCACCGAGGAGGAAGACAAGGCCGTCGATTCGTTCCGGCGCGAGTTGGCCGGCTACGCGTTCGTCGATAGTTACAACAAGATGTTCGCGCGCTACGGGTTGTCGGCGGAGTTCGAGGAAGTGCGGCGGCTATGGAAGGAAGGCAAGCGCGACGACGCGCCCACGGCAATCAAGGAAGAGTCGTGCCGCAAAATCGCGGTGTTCGGACCCGCGCAGGCCGGCCGCGATTTCGTCGCGCGATTTCGCGCCGCCGGCGTGACTCATCCAGTCGTGTTTCCGATCGGTCCCGCCGCGACCAGCGCCCGCGATTATTCCGCCACGATGCGCGCCCTCGCGAATGCCTGA
- the gspM gene encoding type II secretion system protein GspM yields MFRERLERLRARLIALIMPYLGQISRRIDPLLGQARGRYQKFEPRERLLVRIAAGLFGAFILYNVVYLPIVGIGAGLNDKIEQRQRDLSSIRRLAANYAALKGDLASAEHRTVPDNRDFSLFSVLEASLTSSLGHDKIASITPGSDRKLTDGFTEHSVQLKLQNVDLAQLVGALYAIGSMSQPVGISALRIQRRSENTHAYDVDLTCIALARNA; encoded by the coding sequence ATGTTTAGAGAGCGGCTCGAACGATTGCGCGCGCGCCTGATTGCGCTGATCATGCCGTACCTGGGACAAATCTCCCGGCGCATCGATCCGCTGCTTGGTCAGGCGCGTGGCCGTTATCAGAAGTTCGAGCCTCGCGAACGACTACTGGTCCGCATCGCCGCGGGACTGTTCGGCGCGTTCATTCTCTACAATGTCGTTTACCTGCCGATCGTTGGTATCGGCGCCGGTCTGAATGACAAGATCGAGCAGCGCCAGCGCGATCTTTCGAGTATCCGCCGCCTTGCCGCGAACTACGCGGCGCTCAAAGGCGACCTCGCCAGTGCCGAGCATCGCACCGTCCCCGACAACCGGGACTTCTCGCTCTTTTCGGTGCTCGAAGCCTCGCTCACCAGCAGCCTTGGCCACGACAAGATCGCTTCGATCACGCCCGGCTCCGATCGCAAGCTCACCGACGGCTTCACCGAACATAGCGTGCAGTTGAAACTGCAGAACGTGGACCTCGCGCAACTGGTGGGCGCGCTCTACGCGATCGGATCGATGTCGCAGCCGGTCGGCATCTCCGCCCTGCGCATCCAGCGGCGCAGCGAAAATACTCACGCCTACGACGTTGACCTCACCTGCATTGCGCTCGCCCGGAATGCTTGA
- a CDS encoding prepilin-type N-terminal cleavage/methylation domain-containing protein, whose protein sequence is MKARRDRAAGFTLIEVMFAMAILGVSLMGLLSLQHQGLQSVIRSQDMTQAAMLAQTVITQAEFDRFPVIGRTSGNFESLFPGKYRNYRWQRIVSASGMFPDVRKVTVFVYYGPKLGRSFSLTEFLHSPMPPEAQNQP, encoded by the coding sequence ATGAAAGCGCGCCGCGATCGCGCTGCCGGCTTCACCTTGATCGAAGTGATGTTCGCGATGGCGATCCTCGGCGTCTCGCTGATGGGCCTGCTGAGCTTGCAGCATCAGGGACTCCAATCCGTCATTCGCTCGCAGGACATGACGCAAGCCGCGATGCTCGCGCAGACCGTCATCACGCAAGCCGAATTCGACCGCTTCCCGGTTATCGGCCGAACCAGCGGCAACTTCGAATCGCTCTTTCCCGGCAAGTATCGAAACTACCGGTGGCAACGAATCGTCTCGGCGTCCGGGATGTTTCCCGACGTCCGCAAAGTGACGGTGTTCGTGTACTACGGGCCGAAACTGGGGCGCAGCTTTTCGCTCACCGAATTTTTGCATTCGCCGATGCCGCCCGAGGCTCAGAACCAGCCATGA
- the gspK gene encoding type II secretion system minor pseudopilin GspK, with protein sequence MVTRLKKNERGIALLAVLLGIALMTMLVVDFAMSAGLGYVSAANQANELRAYYLARSGISVGIALLAADARAQTQTESPADSLLDRWAMPFPPMPLEGGVVSLSVVDEARKLAINSLIDPNKGVPNAAAVQRLMRLFTILGVSPDLVPAILDWTDPDETDSPGGAEANYYLSLRPPYQPRNGPMPTLGDLRMVRGVSEAVYNRIAPFLTVMPELQVNANTASPQVLASLEPELMEDPKIVEQIMAVRLVQPFTKVTDVANLPSVGTIGTRLTQDITTRSQFFTIRGMGIFAGARKTVSATFHREQNGTGTLATWNED encoded by the coding sequence ATGGTGACGCGGCTCAAAAAAAACGAACGCGGCATCGCGCTGCTCGCCGTGCTGCTCGGCATCGCGCTGATGACCATGCTGGTGGTGGACTTCGCGATGTCCGCGGGTCTCGGCTACGTGTCCGCGGCGAATCAGGCCAATGAACTCCGCGCCTACTATCTCGCGCGCTCGGGAATCAGTGTCGGTATCGCGCTACTCGCCGCAGATGCGCGCGCGCAAACCCAGACCGAATCGCCCGCCGACTCGCTGCTCGACCGCTGGGCGATGCCTTTCCCGCCGATGCCGCTCGAGGGCGGCGTCGTCAGCCTGTCGGTCGTCGATGAAGCCCGCAAGCTGGCAATCAACTCGCTCATCGATCCCAACAAGGGCGTGCCGAACGCCGCCGCAGTCCAGCGCCTCATGCGCCTGTTCACTATCCTCGGAGTCAGTCCCGATCTCGTCCCCGCGATCCTCGATTGGACCGATCCCGACGAGACGGATTCGCCGGGCGGCGCCGAAGCGAACTACTATCTTTCGCTGAGGCCACCCTACCAACCCCGCAACGGCCCGATGCCTACCCTTGGCGACCTCAGGATGGTTCGCGGCGTCAGCGAGGCGGTTTACAACCGGATCGCGCCATTTCTTACCGTGATGCCCGAGTTGCAGGTAAACGCCAACACTGCTTCGCCACAGGTGCTAGCATCGCTCGAGCCGGAATTGATGGAGGATCCGAAAATCGTCGAACAGATCATGGCGGTGCGCCTGGTCCAACCCTTTACAAAGGTCACCGACGTCGCCAATCTGCCAAGCGTCGGCACCATCGGCACGCGCCTTACGCAGGACATCACCACGCGCAGCCAGTTCTTCACGATCCGTGGAATGGGAATTTTCGCCGGCGCGCGCAAGACCGTTTCGGCGACCTTTCATCGCGAACAGAATGGCACCGGCACCCTCGCAACCTGGAATGAAGACTAG
- the gspN gene encoding type II secretion system protein GspN: MLDSRREVPAQSSQIWLVRSSYALFGVVLFLAFVIATFPYSATLTNLLAPMAMQISIADQHLDFPFGARLSDVRVTSATSGAPVFESPAVSVTPSFLSLLMLHLGVHVNADLYGGVGKVTARPSGGGTALSFDLKTVDISRQHLYQLPGVTASGILSGNGEFWISRDDFEKNTGRGDLSASSLLLSTVITPIRLANAVAKFKLDQGVLTIESLKTAGGDLILDASGTIQIGPDADSTILALQFTLTPTPAGADRFRFLPALLPPHPPGSPEAYQITGALSAPRIR; the protein is encoded by the coding sequence ATGCTTGATTCGCGCCGCGAAGTCCCGGCGCAATCTTCGCAAATCTGGCTCGTCCGCTCGAGCTATGCGCTCTTTGGCGTCGTCCTGTTCCTCGCTTTCGTGATCGCGACCTTCCCCTACTCTGCGACCTTGACCAACCTGCTCGCGCCGATGGCGATGCAGATCTCGATCGCCGATCAGCACCTCGATTTTCCATTCGGCGCCCGGCTAAGCGACGTTCGCGTCACCTCGGCCACGTCGGGCGCGCCGGTCTTCGAAAGCCCTGCCGTATCGGTGACGCCATCGTTCCTGTCACTGCTGATGCTTCATCTCGGCGTCCACGTCAACGCCGATCTCTACGGCGGCGTCGGCAAAGTGACCGCGCGTCCGAGCGGCGGCGGCACCGCGCTCAGCTTCGATCTCAAAACGGTGGACATCTCGCGCCAGCATCTCTACCAGTTGCCCGGCGTGACCGCGTCGGGAATCCTCTCGGGCAACGGCGAATTCTGGATCTCGCGCGACGACTTTGAAAAGAACACCGGCCGCGGCGATCTCAGCGCATCAAGCCTGCTTCTCAGCACGGTCATCACGCCGATTCGACTCGCCAACGCGGTCGCAAAGTTCAAACTCGATCAGGGCGTCCTGACGATCGAGAGTCTGAAGACTGCGGGCGGCGACCTGATCCTCGACGCGAGCGGAACCATTCAAATCGGTCCCGACGCCGATTCGACCATCCTCGCGTTGCAGTTCACCCTTACGCCGACGCCCGCCGGGGCGGACCGGTTTAGATTCTTGCCCGCGCTGCTGCCGCCGCATCCGCCGGGTTCCCCCGAGGCCTATCAGATCACCGGCGCGCTGAGCGCTCCGCGAATCCGCTAG
- the gspF gene encoding type II secretion system inner membrane protein GspF: MPVFAYRGLAGDGHNVSGVIDADSARTARGKLRASGIFPTVLNEEAGAAERATAVREWFPSLWRRPMPGAELALLTRQLSALLGAGVQLVDALGVLSDQSTRAATKRMLSQVRERVREGSSLADALMAHRDTFSELYIGMVRAGEQAAALEAVLDRLAEYSERQSEFVTKVRGALTYPIIMMCVGTAIMGFLVAYVVPQVATVFEQQHAALPLATKILISLSAILTTYYLPILLLIIAIVAGIIAGLATPRGRRIYDTAILRLPYIGPTVIRVICARFARTLATLLSSGVQLLPALNAVKGVVTNGLLKDAIEKSRESIREGSGMGQTLSASGIFPPLLIEMIRVGERSGDLERMLERVADNYEREVSHSLSQMTTVLEPLMTVAMAAVIVFMMLAVLMPIFQLNQLMQ, from the coding sequence ATGCCCGTATTCGCATACCGCGGACTGGCCGGCGATGGCCACAACGTCAGCGGCGTAATCGACGCCGACAGCGCGCGCACCGCGCGCGGCAAACTCCGCGCCTCGGGAATTTTCCCCACCGTGCTGAACGAGGAAGCCGGCGCCGCCGAACGCGCGACCGCGGTCCGCGAATGGTTCCCCTCGCTGTGGCGCCGCCCGATGCCAGGGGCGGAACTCGCGCTGCTCACGCGCCAATTGAGCGCGCTGCTCGGCGCGGGCGTGCAACTGGTCGATGCGCTCGGGGTGCTTAGCGATCAATCGACTCGCGCCGCGACCAAGCGGATGCTGTCCCAGGTGCGGGAGCGCGTCCGCGAAGGATCGTCGCTGGCCGACGCGCTGATGGCTCATCGCGACACCTTCTCCGAGCTCTACATCGGGATGGTCCGCGCGGGCGAACAAGCCGCCGCGCTGGAAGCCGTGCTCGATCGCCTCGCCGAGTACAGCGAGCGCCAATCTGAATTTGTCACCAAGGTTCGCGGCGCGCTGACCTACCCGATCATCATGATGTGCGTCGGCACCGCAATCATGGGCTTCCTGGTGGCTTACGTGGTACCGCAAGTGGCGACCGTCTTCGAGCAACAGCACGCCGCGCTGCCGCTTGCGACCAAGATCCTGATATCGCTGTCGGCGATACTCACCACTTACTACCTGCCCATCCTGTTGCTGATCATCGCGATCGTGGCGGGGATCATAGCCGGCCTTGCGACTCCGCGCGGACGCAGAATTTACGACACCGCGATCCTCCGCTTGCCGTATATCGGTCCGACGGTGATCCGCGTCATCTGCGCGCGCTTCGCCCGCACGCTCGCGACGCTGCTCTCCAGCGGCGTTCAGTTATTGCCCGCGCTCAACGCGGTCAAAGGCGTCGTCACCAACGGGCTGCTCAAGGACGCGATCGAAAAAAGCCGCGAAAGCATCCGCGAAGGCAGCGGCATGGGGCAGACGCTCTCGGCCAGCGGGATCTTCCCGCCGCTGCTGATCGAGATGATTCGCGTCGGCGAGCGCTCCGGCGACCTCGAGCGGATGCTCGAGCGCGTGGCCGACAATTATGAGCGCGAGGTCTCTCATTCGCTCAGCCAGATGACCACCGTGCTGGAACCCTTGATGACCGTCGCGATGGCGGCTGTTATCGTATTCATGATGCTGGCGGTGCTGATGCCGATCTTCCAGCTCAATCAGTTGATGCAATGA
- a CDS encoding prepilin-type N-terminal cleavage/methylation domain-containing protein → MRARSSARSASPGFTLLELAVVIFIMGLMLSLVMPYLGGFKQAALRSQARRLAGRATFMYDQAAGHKVVLRLTFNLDMNAYAVARLDPYAIRPVFQPDQSPTGRPVILPPEVQIRDVTVEGIGTVKRGVISTNFYPEGYVNATIVHLQDSSGNVMTLMFTPLTGKVVIARGDVMPRGMYR, encoded by the coding sequence ATGCGCGCGCGCTCGTCGGCGCGATCTGCAAGTCCCGGCTTCACGCTGCTCGAACTCGCCGTCGTCATCTTCATCATGGGCCTGATGCTCTCGCTGGTGATGCCGTATCTCGGCGGATTTAAGCAAGCCGCGCTGCGCAGCCAGGCCCGCCGCCTGGCGGGACGGGCGACCTTCATGTACGACCAGGCCGCCGGTCACAAAGTCGTCCTGCGCTTGACCTTTAATCTCGACATGAATGCGTATGCCGTCGCGCGGCTCGATCCTTACGCGATTCGCCCGGTGTTTCAGCCCGACCAATCGCCCACCGGCAGGCCTGTCATACTGCCGCCCGAGGTCCAGATTCGCGACGTCACCGTCGAAGGTATCGGCACCGTCAAGCGCGGCGTCATCTCCACCAATTTCTATCCGGAGGGGTACGTGAACGCGACGATCGTCCATCTCCAGGATTCCTCCGGCAACGTGATGACCCTGATGTTCACGCCGCTCACCGGCAAAGTCGTGATTGCGCGGGGCGACGTGATGCCGCGCGGTATGTATCGATGA
- the gspL gene encoding type II secretion system protein GspL, translating to MAQRILALQLIGDRVRAASAERSWNSFQLTGVFEKERAPDEPDLSGALSRLAVEAGEIDIVISALPSDQVAKRLLELPFKDGRRLHQVVPFALEEHLPFPVDNGAVAFSRVGQRDGHSLVMAAMVRKTDLQQHIDLLAKAGLDPKMVTLAPLALAALIGRARNGAVPTAHMVVEGDDCSTTLVLVDESGTPRALRSIHGGLMTADGTAVSSDEASSILNSLRQTLLAHGGELEQTDIILAGAAGTLPQLRSLLADSLALAVRDGGDLDYSPIFEGQAPDTGKFSSCVAMLASELPTAPANLINFRQGEFLFRGRIRGDLTPFYTSGILAAVLFAAILVHFALGVSARLHRLNLINTEIEKVVAPVLGHADPANARTELRDGIAKMNHRLRLIGGNLSRHSPLETLAAISGALPPRFPVEINDMQIDGNAVHITGQADSFATVDSAKQALDKSGYFGAIEVSHAKAGSDPNKVDFRLDASFKDSGPAAE from the coding sequence GTGGCTCAACGAATCCTCGCGCTGCAATTGATCGGAGATCGGGTGCGCGCCGCCTCGGCGGAGCGCTCCTGGAATTCCTTTCAGCTCACCGGCGTGTTCGAGAAGGAACGCGCGCCCGACGAGCCCGATCTGAGCGGCGCGCTGTCGCGGCTCGCGGTCGAGGCCGGCGAGATCGATATCGTGATCTCGGCGCTGCCGTCGGATCAGGTCGCCAAGCGCCTGCTCGAATTGCCGTTCAAGGACGGACGCCGTCTGCATCAGGTGGTTCCGTTTGCGCTCGAAGAGCATCTTCCGTTTCCCGTCGATAATGGCGCCGTCGCCTTTTCGCGCGTCGGGCAGCGCGACGGCCACTCGCTGGTGATGGCTGCGATGGTCCGCAAGACCGATCTGCAACAGCATATCGATTTGCTCGCCAAGGCAGGCCTCGATCCGAAGATGGTAACGCTCGCGCCGCTCGCGCTCGCAGCTTTGATCGGGCGGGCGCGCAACGGCGCAGTTCCGACTGCGCACATGGTCGTCGAAGGCGACGATTGCTCGACCACGCTGGTCCTCGTCGATGAGTCCGGAACACCGCGCGCGCTACGATCGATTCACGGCGGCCTGATGACGGCCGACGGCACTGCGGTTTCGTCCGACGAGGCGTCCTCGATTCTCAACAGTCTGCGCCAGACGCTGCTCGCGCACGGCGGCGAACTCGAACAGACCGACATTATTCTCGCCGGCGCCGCGGGCACCCTGCCGCAACTCCGAAGCCTGCTCGCCGATTCGCTCGCATTGGCGGTGCGCGACGGCGGCGACTTGGACTACTCGCCGATCTTCGAAGGCCAGGCGCCCGATACCGGAAAGTTCTCGTCATGCGTTGCGATGCTCGCGAGCGAGTTGCCGACGGCGCCCGCCAACCTGATCAATTTTCGCCAGGGCGAATTTCTTTTTCGCGGGCGCATTCGCGGCGATCTGACGCCCTTCTACACTTCCGGAATTCTTGCCGCTGTGTTGTTCGCCGCAATCCTCGTGCACTTCGCCCTCGGCGTCTCGGCCCGCCTTCATCGCTTGAACCTGATCAACACCGAAATCGAGAAAGTCGTCGCGCCCGTGCTCGGTCATGCCGATCCGGCCAACGCGCGCACCGAACTGAGGGACGGCATCGCGAAGATGAATCATCGCCTGCGCCTGATCGGCGGCAATCTCTCGCGGCATTCGCCGCTCGAGACCCTGGCCGCGATCTCGGGGGCATTGCCGCCGCGATTTCCCGTCGAAATCAACGACATGCAGATCGACGGCAACGCAGTGCACATCACCGGCCAGGCTGATTCATTTGCAACCGTCGATTCCGCCAAGCAGGCGCTCGATAAGAGCGGATATTTCGGAGCGATCGAAGTCAGCCACGCGAAAGCCGGTTCCGATCCGAACAAAGTCGATTTCCGGCTCGACGCGAGCTTCAAGGACAGCGGCCCGGCGGCGGAGTGA